A single genomic interval of Juglans regia cultivar Chandler chromosome 1, Walnut 2.0, whole genome shotgun sequence harbors:
- the LOC108992776 gene encoding zinc finger AN1 domain-containing stress-associated protein 12-like, with protein sequence MGGGTEAFPDLGQHCQHPDCHQLDFLPFKCDGCRKVFCLDHRSYKKHECPKSDHNSRKVVVCENCSMSIETTGRDGEDEKVMLERHEKSGSCDPKKKNKPTCPVRRCKEILTFSNTNTCKICQVKVCLKHRFPVDHACKQARASSGPWNGKFLAALASRNAGDCARTGRGSPSSSSSTPSSVKAY encoded by the exons ATGGGAGGAGGAACCGAAGCTTTCCCAGATTTGGGTCAACACTGCCAGCACCCAGATTGCCATCAACTCGATTTTCTCCCTTTTAAATGCGACGGTTGTCGAAAG GTGTTTTGTTTAGATCATAGATCGTACAAGAAGCACGAGTGTCCGAAATCCGACCACAACAGCAGAAAGGTTGTCGTTTGCGAGAATTGCTCGATGTCGATTGAGACAACCGGGCGGGATGGAGAGGACGAGAAGGTGATGTTGGAGAGGCACGAGAAGTCAGGGAGTTGCGACcccaagaagaagaacaaaccGACGTGCCCCGTAAGGCGTTGCAAAGAGATATTGACGTTTTCGAATACAAATACGTGCAAGATTTGCCAGGTGAAGGTGTGCTTGAAGCATCGTTTCCCGGTCGACCATGCGTGCAAGCAGGCAAGGGCGTCTAGCGGGCCGTGGAATGGGAAATTCTTGGCGGCTTTGGCTTCGAGGAACGCCGGGGATTGTGCCAGGACCGGACGTGGCTCCCCGTCTTCTTCATCGAGTACCCCTTCATCCGTTAAAGCATATTGA